TCAGGCCGGCGAGCACCACGTCGTTGTGCTCGCCGCGCGCGGCGCCGTCGTCGCTCGGCAAATACCTGGGGACGATGAACAGCGAGATGCCGCGCGTGCCGGGCAGCAGCCGGCCCTGTTCGTCGGGAATCTTCGCGAGCACGAGGTGGACGATGTTCTCCGCCAGCTCGTGCTCGCCGCCGGAAATCCACATCTTGTTGCCGGTGATCCGGTAGCGCGAACCGAGCGGCGACTCGCCCTCGAAGTCGGCGCGCGTGACGATATCGGACAGCGACGAGCCGGCTTGCGGCTCGGACAGGCACATCGTGCCGAAGAAGCGCCCTTCCAGCTCAGGCCGCGCGAACGCGTCGATCTGGGCGGGGCTACCGTGCGCGAGCAGCAGGTTCGCGTTCGCGACGGTGAGAAACGGATACGCAGCGGTTGCGATGTTCGCGGCCTGGAAGAACAGGAACGACGCGGCTTCGACGAGTTTCGGCAGCCGCATCCCGCCGAACGCTTCGTCCTGGCCGGCGGCGATCAGGCCGGCCGCCGCAAAGGCGCGCACCGCCGGCTCGACTTCGGGAATCAGCGTCACGCGCTCACCGTCGAACTGCGGCTCCTCACGATCGCCGCGCGCCGCATGCGGCGCGAACAGGTCGGCCGCGATCCGCTCGCTGGTGTCGAGCACCGCGTCGAACGTCTCGCGGCTGTGCTCCGCGTAACGCGGCAGCGCGACGAGCGCTTCGGCATCGAGCCAGTCGTACAGCAGGAACGCGAGATCGCGTCGCGACATCAACAGGCTCATCGTGACGCCCTCCGCATTGCCTGCGATTCCCGCAGCCGCTCATGCGCGGTCTGGTCGATCCGCGTGCGCTCGATCGATGCATGCTCCATCACGTCTGTCTCCTGTCGGGCGGCATGCCGGCGCGCCCGTTGGCTCCGGTTGCCGGAACCGGGTTGATGGGTCGGTGACTGCAAGTGCTGACGGGAATTTAGCACGGTCGTTCGCAAACAACAATGCTCGCGCCTCGCGCGCAGGCGATCGATCGGTGCATCGCGCCGGGCCATGCGCATGACCCGGCGCGCGACCGCGCATCAACCGGCTTTTTGCTTCGCGAGCTGATCCGCGACGGGCAGGCTGCGAATCCGCGTGCCGGTCGCCGCGAAGATCGCGTTGGTCAGCGCCGGCGCGACCGGCGGCAGGCCCGGCTCGCCTACGCCGCCGAGCGGCGTCGCGTAGTCGTCCGGTGCGACCAGATGAACGCGGATTTCACGCGGCGCCTCGCTCATCCTGAGCACCTGGAAGCCGTTGAAATTGCTCTGTTCCGGGCGCCCGTCCTTGAACGTGATCTCGCCGTGCAGTGCGATGCCGAGCCCCATCACCACCGCGCCTTCGAGCTGCGAGCGCACGCGCTCCGGGTTGACCTGCGGCCCGCAGTCGATCGCGATGTCGACGCGCGGCACCGCAATCGCGCCGTCCGCGCCGATCTGTACCTCGCACACCGCCGCCGTGTACGACACGAAGCTGCGATGCGCGGCGATTCCGAGCCCGTGTCCCTTCGGCAGCTTGCGCCCCCAGCCGGCTTCGCGCGCGACCGTCTCGATCACACGCCGCAGCCGTCCGGTATCGACCGGATACAGCGCGGGATCCTCGCCGTAGTTCACGTTCTTCACCGTGATGTGCGGCTCGAAACGTCGCGCGGGCCCGATCAGGTCGAGCAGGAAATCCTTCGGGTCGCGGCCCGCCGCGTGCGCGAGCTCCGACACAAAGCTCTGAATCCCGAACGCGTGCGGAATGTTGTACACCGAACGGAACCAGCCGATGCGCGTGTGCGCTTCCACGGCCGGATTCTCGATCCGCACGTTCTGGACTGCGAACGGCAGATCCGCGATGCCTTGCGCGAGTTCGCCCGGCTGTTCGTGCACGACGCCGGCCTTGAACGTCGACTGGATCGACGGCGCGACCGTGCGATGCTGCCACGCGACCACTTTCCCGGACGCGTCGAGGCCGCCGTCGAACGACTCGAGCGACACCGCGTGGAAATAGTCGTGCGCGATATCGTCCTCGCGCGTGAACGTCAGCTTGACGGGCGCACCAACCGCCTTCGACAGCAGCGCGGCCTCCACCACGTAATCCGGTTTCGACTTGCGGCCGAAACCGCCGCCGAGCAGCGTCACGTTGACCGTGACCCGCTCCGTCGGCAGCGCGAGCGCCTTGGCGATCTCATCGCGGGTGGTCTGCGGCGCCTGCGTGCAGGTCCACACTTCGCAGCGGCCGTCGGCCACGCGCGCGACCGCTGCGGGCGGCTCCATCGTCGCGTGCGCGAGATGCGGAACGTAGTATGTCGCGCGCACCCGCTTCACAGCACCCGCGAGCGCCGCGGCCGCATCGCCGTCGTTGCGGATCACGTCGCCGGGTTGCTCGGCCGCCGCTTCGAGCGTCTTGCGGTAGGCGGCCGAGTCGTAGCCCGCATGCGGCCCGTGCTGCCAGTCGATCTTCAGTTGCGCGCGCGCCTGGATCGCCGTCCACGTGTCGCGCGCGATCACGGCCACGCCGCCGAGCGGCTGGAAGCCGGACGGCAGCGGCGTGGACACGAGCTGCACGACCTTGACCACACCCGGCAGTTGCTCCGCAGCGGACCCATCGAACGACGCGACCGTATCGCCATAGACCGGCGGACGCGCAACGACCGCGTACAGCATGCCGTCGAGCCGCGTGTCGATCCCGTAGTGCGCGCGGCCGCCGACGATGTCGCGTCCGTCGATCAGCGCCGTCTCGCCCTTGCCGATATAGCGGAACTCGGCCGGCGCCTTCAGCGCCACGCTGTTCGTGTCGGGCACCGGCAGCGCGGCCGCCTTCGCGGCCAGTTCGCCGAAGCCGAGCTTGCGCCCGCTTTTCGTATCGACCACCTCGTGCACCGTCGCCTTCACCTGACGCACATCGACGCCCCACGCCGCCGCCGCGGCCTGCTCGAGCATCGTGCGCGCGGCCGCACCCGCGCGACGCAGCGCGGCGAAACTCTGGCGCAGGCTGCGCGAGCCGTCGGTGTTCTGATTGCCGTAGCGCGGCTCGTCGCCGACCGCCTGCGCGACTTTCACGCGTGTCCAGTCCGCGCCCAGTTCGTCGGCGACCACGAGCGCGACGCTCGTGCGCACGCCCTGACCCATCTCGGAACGGATGCAGGTCACCGTCACCGTGCCGTCCGGCGCGATCGCGACGAACAGGTGCGGATCGTCGCGCAAGCCGTGCGGCATGCCTGCACCGCCGTACCGCGGATTCGGGCTCACGGGCGGCTGCACCGGCGCGGCCGCGCGCGCGAGCGACGGCACGCCGAACGCGAGCAGCAGCCCGCCGGATGCGAAGCCGAGCAGCAACGCGCGGCGGCTTTCGTTGTGGACCGAGAGTTCCGGCGCGTTCATGCGGCACCTCCGCGGCGCACCGCCAGCCGGATCGCCGCGCGGATGCGCGTATAGGTGCCGCAGCGGCAGATGTTGCCGGACATCGCGTCGTCGATGTCGGCGTCGCTCGGATGCGGATTCGTCTTCAGCAGCGACGCGGCCTGCATGATCTGTCCGGACTGACAGTAGCCGCATTGCGCGACGTTCAGTTCCTGCCAGGCCTGCTGCAGCGGGTGGGTCAGGTCGGTCGACAACCCTTCGATCGTCGTCACGCGCTTGCCGGCGGCGACCGCAACCGGCGTGATGCACGCGCGGATCGCCACACCGTCGAGATGCACCGTGCACGCGCCGCACAGCGCCATCCCGCAGCCGAACTTGGTGCCCGTGTGGCCGACGACATCGCGCAGATACCAGAGCAACGGCATGTCGGGATTGCCGTCGAAATGCTGTTCGCTACCGTTGACGGTCAGCGTGATCATCGTTCACTCCTGGTTGCGACGCCGCGTCGCGCGGGCGTCGTGTGGGGATTTGAACGGCGCTGGGCACATTCCGAACGACCAGGTGGGCCTGACGCCGTTTCGTTTCCGGATTGTGTCGGGTGACGACGCAATCGCGGCAATGCTGCCGCCTGGTTGCCGGTGCAACGGTTCGGCGGGATTCGAACGATGGCTCGTTCGGGTGGATCGCCGCTCGTATTATCAGACGAATTCCGGATCGTCGTCGGATCGGGGCGATCCGGGAGCGCGCGTTATCCGACCAGCACCACCGGCTTGCCCGAAAACCGGCGGTGCCGGAGTCCTTCAAGTTGCTCGGGCAAGTGCTCGAAGTCGCCCGTGACACGCGCTTCGGATTGAAGGGTGCCGTTGGCGATACCGGCCAGCAGCATGCTGCCCGCGGTGGTCGTCTCGAGCCACGCTGCGGCGTCGCCGTATGTATGCAGTGCATTCAGCGCGACTTCATGAAGCGACACGCTCGTCGTAAACGGCGGCAGCGGCTGTGCCTCGAACCGCCCCTGAATGCACACGACATGGCCGTTTGCGGACACCGCCGGCGCCCAGCGTGCCGCGCTTTGTGCATCGACGCTGTCGAACACCGCGTAGAAGCGCCCCGCCAGTTCATGTCCGGCGTCGATGGTCTCGTCGACGGGACCGGCCAGAAAGTGAGCCGCCCCTCGCGCACGCAGGCGCTCCCAATGACGCTCATGGCACGACACCGTGACCTCGAAACCGCGGTCCGCGGCGATCTGCACCAGATAGTTGCCCACCGCGCCCCCTGCTCCGCTGACGAGAATTTCGCGGGATGTACGGCACGGCACTTTCTCGAGCGCCTGCCACGCGGTCAGCGCGGGACATGGCACGCTTGCGGCCGTTTCGAAATCGAGCGCGTCGGGAACCGTCAACAGCACGGACGCGGCGATCGGCGTGTATTCCGAGAAACTGCCGTGTTCGTTGAGGCCCTGATGGTAGGCGACGCGACGACCGAGCAAATTGCGCGCGTGCTCGTCCGCGACCGCGACGACCGTTCCCGCGCCGTCGACACCCGGCACGTGCCCCTCCGACCAGTTCACCAGCGCGCCGCCGAGTACTTTCCAGTCGACCGGATTCAGGCCGATCGCGTGGTTGCGCACCAGCACCTGTCCGGGCTTCAGCGCCGGCATCGCGATCTGTTCGAGACGCAGTTGCTCGGGATGCTCGCAGCCTTGCCAGGTCCATGCGCGATAGCGGGTCGGCAATGATTCGTGGTGGAGGGGTTGGGTCATGGCGTTGGCGTGTAGTTCGAGTGACCGGCGGTGCCTGCGACATGGTGTACATGCCGGACGCGCCGTGAGGATGATCGGCCCGGACGCGGGATGCCCAAGGCAGCGGTCATGCAAGGTTCGATGGGATTTCCGGCGGATGCGGAATGTGTATGGCCGTGAGTATCCGTGGCCGACGTTGCGTCGGGGAAGGGACATTCCGCGAAAACACTTTTGAACTCGGAGGGAAATTCGCGATTTTTGCGGAACGTGCGACAAGGCATTTGTGCGTATCGGTCACGGGGGTTCCGCGATCGGGCAAACAGAAAGCAAGCGGTGGGCTGGCCAAAACGGTACGCACCGCCTTCGACTGGAAATCAGCGATGAACCAGCTTGCTATCCTGTTCGGCGAGCGGTTTACGCAGGCGCGCGGATAACCTGTTGTTCAACCGCCTCGCCCACAAAAATGCGGACAGGTTCCTCCCCGAGTCGATCGACGGGCTTTTTTCGTCATGCGGTTATCATAGCAACGTCAGACGTTAGCGTGCCCGACACCATTCAGCGCAACCGAAACAGTCGGCGAATATATCGGTTCACCGCCTTCCCGGTTCATCACTTCACGCAATGGATCATCTGCTTCCGCATTACGAACGAGAACTTTCACTACTGCGCCGGTCAGTTGCAATCTTTGCAACACGCTATCCCAAAATTGCCGTTCGTCTCGGAATTTCCGGCGACCACTCCGAAGATCCCCACGTCGAACGGATGCTGCAGTCGTTCGCTCTCCTCGCTGCGGATATAGGAAGTCGGCTCGACGACAACTATCCGGAATTCGCCGAAGCCCTCCTCGGCATGCTGTATCCCCAGTATCTTCGAACGGTTCCTGCGTGCGCAATCGCCCAGTTCGATGTCTCAGACATGTTCGAAAAGCTCACTGAGCCATCGTTCATTGCCCGCGGCACAGAACTGGCGAGCAAAACGGAAGACTGCCTTTTCCGAACCGTATATGACGTAACGTTAGCGCCCGTGCGGATTTCCGCTGCGCGCTATGCCCCGGCAACTGCCGTTCCCTCCGACGTCGTCCTGCCCGCCAGCACAACCGGTCTGCTCTCCATCACCTTTACGGTTGCCCGCCCCGACTTTCGCATCGAAACCGTCCCCAGCCCGTTGCGCATCCATGTCAACGGCCCCCGTGAAGTCGTCGGTGCGGCAATGGATACGATGACGATGCGCACGGCAGCCGCCTTCGTCGAAAACGCCGAACGTCGCTGGTCAACGCTGACCACACTGCCGCTCGCCGCCGCCGGCTACGATGAGGCCGAGAAGCTTCTCGACGAAGACGACGGGCCGCCAGCCCTGCGGCTAATGAGCGAATATTTTGCGTTTCCGAAGAAATTCGATTTCGTTGACGTCGACCTCGCCGCGCTCGCGCGGACGGCGGGCTCCAGCCAGCAACTTACCTTGCATCTCGCCATTTGCGGCGTTCATCCAGATTCGTGGACAGCACAGCGACTAAAAAATCTGTCGGCTGACAATCTGAAGCTCTTTTGCACGCCGATCGTCAACCTGTTCCGGCTGACGTCGCTGCCACTCAAGCGGAATCCGATCACGAACACGTACCCCGTGCAATCCCAGAATACGGACGTTGCGGGTGTCGAAGTTTGGTCTGTCGAGTCGGTCCGTGCCACGACAGGCAGCTCCAGAGCGAACATCATTCATCCGTTCGCGTCGCTCATGCACGGCAGCTCCGCCAAACCGGCCGGCCCCTATTGGGTTCTCATGCACCATGACGCGGCCTCGCCATCGGGAAAGAAGGAAACCGCGCTCAGCCTGGTCGAACTCGACGGCCGACCGGCAACCGACACCGTAATCGAACAGATAACGGCAGACGCCACCTGCTCGAATGGCAATTTCCCTCGCACGATGCGGGCCGGCGCCGAAGATGGTGATCTAGTGAACGAGCAGGGAACGATGGTTTCACGCATCGTGATGCTGGACACACCGACGGAAGTTGCGCGATTGTCGAGCGAAGGCGATGCGGCTTGGCGGCTCATCACGCAGTTCGCCCCGCACTCGATCGAATTGACCCGCACCGGGCTTGCGGAGCTGAAACGCGTGTTCCGCCAATTCACCGTTCATTCTGCAGGGCACGCGAAACTGCTCGACGGACTGACGAACCTGAGCCATCGCGTCAAACAGCTCTGGCTGCCGGGAGAACCAATGCCGAGTTTTGTGCGGGGTCTGGAAGTGACGTTGACCGTCGATGAACAGGCATTCGCTGCGGCCAGCCTGAGCACCTTCATCGTCGCGATGGATCACTTCTTCGCCGTGCATGCGCCAGTGACGAGTTTTGTCCAACTTGTCGTGATGTCGGCCAACTCCGGTGTGGAAATTCGACGCTGCACGCCGAGACCAGGCACAATCATGCTCGCCTGATTTTCCTGCCTCCAAACCGCAAAGATCAAGTCACTCTGTAACTCGTGCAGATCAGGTAAGGCTCGAAATCAGGTGACAGCCGCAGGTCGCCCGGTGACCGTGTCGAGCAACTGGAACACCGTTATCTGTCATCGATTCATCGCCCTCTTCGATCAAATTCGGTTTGACGTCTGGATGTTGGGGACAAGTAACCTCGTCCCCCTTGCGAGCAACGAAACGCATCGTCGACGAACCCGTGATCACCTTGCCGCCGTGGTCGGCATCATCGCCGACACGGATGAGATTCATCATGGATGAGGCCCCAATCTTCGAGTGAGCGAACTACTGTTAGTAGCGGAAATACAAGATGCCTAATGCGCCCGGATCTCCCGGCTTCTTGCTCTTTTTCGTGATCGCTGGCAGATCGATGTTCTTCACATTCTTCCAACCAAAACCAGAAAAAATTCCTTCAGCGAGACGCACGAACCCCATGAATTTTCTAGATATGTTGAATGCAATCAAACCAAAAATAGCAGCAACTATAGCCCCCCCACCCGCATACATATAAAAAATCCCCAACCAGTTATCAACGGGATCAAAGAAAGACATGACCACCCCCAAAAGGACCATGATCAACATCATCGATGAATAAATCAAAAACCACCATCGCACAGTCGCCTTATAGTGCGCATATCGGCCTCGACTGCAATGCGGATGCAGCGCCACGATTCGATCGCTGACACGCCTGATGCCAAATACATGCCATACCTGCCCCAATCGTTCAGCGACAATCTCGACTTCGTCGCCCTCTTTGAACACGGATACCCATACCCACGCACGAATGCTTTTCCCATCCAGTTCAAATTCAAGCAGATCAGCGTCCTCGGCAGTATCGTCCGCAGACGCGGCCAGCCCGATAGCCACACCGCCAAGTCCCGCTAGCTCAGCCGCAACAGCCGTTACCCCCATCGCCGTCCGGTCAGCATCTGTAAACAAAAACTCCTGGGACTGCCTCGTGCTACGAAGATTCCGGATATGCCCTCTCAACAGTTGTGTAGAGGTAGATTGTGCCGTGTCTGCCATCATTAATTCGCTCCATCAACCGAAACCCCACTGCCGAGTTAGCGGGTTACCACTAATAACGAAAATACAAGATACCTAATGCCCCAGGCTCTCCCGGCCTCTTGCTCTTTTTCGTGATCGCAGGCAGATCTATGTTCTTCACATCCTTCCAACCAAAACCAGAAAAAATCCCTTCAGCAAGACAAGCGAATTTCATCATCTTTCTACCCATACGGACCGAAATTACGCCAGCAATGGTCGAAACGATCACCCCGCCCCAAAAAAACAAATTCAAAACACCTAGCCAATCACTCTCACCACTAAAATACAAAACAATTACAGCAAAAATATTAAAGCACAATAAGAATGTGCCCGTCAGCCCAATCCACCATCGCGCCGTCGCCTTATAGTGCGCATATCGACCTCGACTGCAATGTGGATGTAGCGCCACGATTCGGTCGCTGACACGCCTGATGCCAAACGCATGCCATATCTGGCCAAATTGCTCTGCGACAATCTCGACTTCATCGCCCTCTTTGAACACGGATACCCATACCCACGCACGAATGCTCTTCCCATCCAGTTCAAATTCAAGCAAATCAGCGTCCTCGGCGGTATCGTCCGCAGACGCGGCCAGCCCGATAGCCACACCGCCAAGTCCCGCTAGCCCAGCCGCAACAGCCGTTACCCCCATCGTCGTCCGGTCAGCATCTGTAAACAAAAACTCCTGGGACTGCCTCGTGCTACGAAGATTCCGGATATGCCCTCTCAACAGTTGTGTAGAGGTAGATTGTGCCGTGTCTGCCATCACTAATCCGTTCAATCAGTCGAAAGACCAATTACCTTCAATGCCTTTTAAAATTCATCGCTCTGCTTCCCCGCATCCCAAGCCGGATTCGCAGGCTTCCGCCCGAATGCGGACTTTTCAAGCCATTTCTGCAACTCATCGTCCGAAAAATACCAAATCAAAAACTGAATAGCGACCACTGCCAAGGCGACTTCCCAGCCAGTCAGGATCAAAACACCTCGACCGAGGAGCAACAATGCCCCTCGCGAACCGACCGTTATGCCAGTTTCCTCCACCGCTATACCGACTGCGGTCGTGCCGGCCTTCTTTGCCGCACCCTGTCTAGCAAACCACCCGCCAGCCTCCGCAACCTCGCGGGTCGTAAACGAAGCCAATCTGGAGGTCGCACCGGCAATGCCCGCCGCACCTCCCCTTGCTAGAATCACAATGCGACTCCCGTCACCAGCAAGACGAGCAAGCAGCGGAGCCGACGATGTCAGAGCGGTAAGAAGATACGATAGGCCCGCGCCAAAGCCCAATACCGCTTTGGCGTAGTAAAGATAAGCAATGACATTATTTCCCGTCTTTCTCGCCATCCGGACGTCCACAGTCGCCTGAATCAGTGCCGAAACTCCCCCCAAGAAACTCGTAATCGCCTTCAGATTGCGCAGCTTCTGCGCTGCATCACTCCCGAACGCCTTGAGCGCCTTCTCTGAAACAGCAAAAAACCGCCCCTACCACCGACACCCCGGACGCGACCAGCAACGCACAGTCATCGTTACTTTTATCCACTTTGGCAAGCAAGCATCCGAAATTCAGCATCTCGATTACCACCAGCGTACTAACCAACCGGGCATTCAATTGCGTCGACGCGCCCTTTTGCGACTTGCTGAACTCCTCCCACATGTCCGTCAAACTCTTGACACGCTTATCCAATCCTACGGCTTGCAGCGAACGCACATACGCCTGAGGCGGCGGCACACACTGCTGCCGCAACGCGCGATAACCCATCAGCAAAGCGAGGCGCATCGCGGGCTCGGCTGCCATCGAGGCCTTGATGAGCTTGACCGTGATGCCCCACAGCATGGGGTGCACTTCTTCAGACTGTCGAACATCCCGATCCACTGCCTGCCTTAACGTGGTTCGCTCCACACGGACACAGCACCATATCGCCATCCAACACGCAGGACCGGCCGTCCTCTTGCATATCGGTACCGCTACCTTGAATCGGATGCTCGCCGGGACATTTACTACACGTTGCCATTTCGTGATCCAGGGCGATACGTCTGTCGTCGTCGTACATACTCGAAGCGGTCGCGATGACGTGCCCGCCGGTTGTCGTCGGATCGCCGTCACATACCAATGCTTTGCTCATAGTGTTCTCCGGATAGTAAGCAGTTGAAGGCGCCTTCGGAGCCTATTCGGCGAGAACTCAAGACTCGGTGTAC
This window of the Burkholderia cepacia GG4 genome carries:
- a CDS encoding PAAR domain-containing protein — encoded protein: MMNLIRVGDDADHGGKVITGSSTMRFVARKGDEVTCPQHPDVKPNLIEEGDESMTDNGVPVARHGHRATCGCHLISSLT
- a CDS encoding zinc-binding dehydrogenase; protein product: MTQPLHHESLPTRYRAWTWQGCEHPEQLRLEQIAMPALKPGQVLVRNHAIGLNPVDWKVLGGALVNWSEGHVPGVDGAGTVVAVADEHARNLLGRRVAYHQGLNEHGSFSEYTPIAASVLLTVPDALDFETAASVPCPALTAWQALEKVPCRTSREILVSGAGGAVGNYLVQIAADRGFEVTVSCHERHWERLRARGAAHFLAGPVDETIDAGHELAGRFYAVFDSVDAQSAARWAPAVSANGHVVCIQGRFEAQPLPPFTTSVSLHEVALNALHTYGDAAAWLETTTAGSMLLAGIANGTLQSEARVTGDFEHLPEQLEGLRHRRFSGKPVVLVG
- a CDS encoding PAAR domain-containing protein; protein product: MSKALVCDGDPTTTGGHVIATASSMYDDDRRIALDHEMATCSKCPGEHPIQGSGTDMQEDGRSCVLDGDMVLCPCGANHVKAGSGSGCSTV
- a CDS encoding (2Fe-2S)-binding protein; the encoded protein is MITLTVNGSEQHFDGNPDMPLLWYLRDVVGHTGTKFGCGMALCGACTVHLDGVAIRACITPVAVAAGKRVTTIEGLSTDLTHPLQQAWQELNVAQCGYCQSGQIMQAASLLKTNPHPSDADIDDAMSGNICRCGTYTRIRAAIRLAVRRGGAA
- a CDS encoding putative type VI secretion system effector, yielding MMADTAQSTSTQLLRGHIRNLRSTRQSQEFLFTDADRTAMGVTAVAAELAGLGGVAIGLAASADDTAEDADLLEFELDGKSIRAWVWVSVFKEGDEVEIVAERLGQVWHVFGIRRVSDRIVALHPHCSRGRYAHYKATVRWWFLIYSSMMLIMVLLGVVMSFFDPVDNWLGIFYMYAGGGAIVAAIFGLIAFNISRKFMGFVRLAEGIFSGFGWKNVKNIDLPAITKKSKKPGDPGALGILYFRY
- the tssF gene encoding type VI secretion system baseplate subunit TssF, whose amino-acid sequence is MDHLLPHYERELSLLRRSVAIFATRYPKIAVRLGISGDHSEDPHVERMLQSFALLAADIGSRLDDNYPEFAEALLGMLYPQYLRTVPACAIAQFDVSDMFEKLTEPSFIARGTELASKTEDCLFRTVYDVTLAPVRISAARYAPATAVPSDVVLPASTTGLLSITFTVARPDFRIETVPSPLRIHVNGPREVVGAAMDTMTMRTAAAFVENAERRWSTLTTLPLAAAGYDEAEKLLDEDDGPPALRLMSEYFAFPKKFDFVDVDLAALARTAGSSQQLTLHLAICGVHPDSWTAQRLKNLSADNLKLFCTPIVNLFRLTSLPLKRNPITNTYPVQSQNTDVAGVEVWSVESVRATTGSSRANIIHPFASLMHGSSAKPAGPYWVLMHHDAASPSGKKETALSLVELDGRPATDTVIEQITADATCSNGNFPRTMRAGAEDGDLVNEQGTMVSRIVMLDTPTEVARLSSEGDAAWRLITQFAPHSIELTRTGLAELKRVFRQFTVHSAGHAKLLDGLTNLSHRVKQLWLPGEPMPSFVRGLEVTLTVDEQAFAAASLSTFIVAMDHFFAVHAPVTSFVQLVVMSANSGVEIRRCTPRPGTIMLA
- a CDS encoding putative type VI secretion system effector — protein: MADTAQSTSTQLLRGHIRNLRSTRQSQEFLFTDADRTTMGVTAVAAGLAGLGGVAIGLAASADDTAEDADLLEFELDGKSIRAWVWVSVFKEGDEVEIVAEQFGQIWHAFGIRRVSDRIVALHPHCSRGRYAHYKATARWWIGLTGTFLLCFNIFAVIVLYFSGESDWLGVLNLFFWGGVIVSTIAGVISVRMGRKMMKFACLAEGIFSGFGWKDVKNIDLPAITKKSKRPGEPGALGILYFRY
- a CDS encoding xanthine dehydrogenase family protein molybdopterin-binding subunit is translated as MNAPELSVHNESRRALLLGFASGGLLLAFGVPSLARAAAPVQPPVSPNPRYGGAGMPHGLRDDPHLFVAIAPDGTVTVTCIRSEMGQGVRTSVALVVADELGADWTRVKVAQAVGDEPRYGNQNTDGSRSLRQSFAALRRAGAAARTMLEQAAAAAWGVDVRQVKATVHEVVDTKSGRKLGFGELAAKAAALPVPDTNSVALKAPAEFRYIGKGETALIDGRDIVGGRAHYGIDTRLDGMLYAVVARPPVYGDTVASFDGSAAEQLPGVVKVVQLVSTPLPSGFQPLGGVAVIARDTWTAIQARAQLKIDWQHGPHAGYDSAAYRKTLEAAAEQPGDVIRNDGDAAAALAGAVKRVRATYYVPHLAHATMEPPAAVARVADGRCEVWTCTQAPQTTRDEIAKALALPTERVTVNVTLLGGGFGRKSKPDYVVEAALLSKAVGAPVKLTFTREDDIAHDYFHAVSLESFDGGLDASGKVVAWQHRTVAPSIQSTFKAGVVHEQPGELAQGIADLPFAVQNVRIENPAVEAHTRIGWFRSVYNIPHAFGIQSFVSELAHAAGRDPKDFLLDLIGPARRFEPHITVKNVNYGEDPALYPVDTGRLRRVIETVAREAGWGRKLPKGHGLGIAAHRSFVSYTAAVCEVQIGADGAIAVPRVDIAIDCGPQVNPERVRSQLEGAVVMGLGIALHGEITFKDGRPEQSNFNGFQVLRMSEAPREIRVHLVAPDDYATPLGGVGEPGLPPVAPALTNAIFAATGTRIRSLPVADQLAKQKAG